One genomic region from Thermodesulfovibrionales bacterium encodes:
- the fdhE gene encoding formate dehydrogenase accessory protein FdhE: HLRCGQCGADWPFRRLECARCGGGDRDALEYLYAEGERERMRVEVCGRCNGYLKVIASFTPTPPEMLAVEDLATLHLDYVAQGRGYAQSPIQ, encoded by the coding sequence AGCATCTCCGTTGCGGACAATGCGGCGCTGACTGGCCCTTCCGCCGTCTGGAGTGCGCGCGCTGCGGAGGCGGAGATCGTGATGCGCTCGAATATCTCTATGCCGAAGGCGAACGCGAACGAATGCGGGTAGAGGTCTGCGGCAGATGCAATGGGTATCTGAAGGTTATCGCGTCTTTTACGCCGACGCCGCCTGAAATGCTTGCCGTGGAGGACCTCGCAACGCTCCATCTGGACTACGTCGCTCAAGGTCGCGGCTATGCCCAGTCGCCGATTCAATAG
- a CDS encoding Vms1/Ankzf1 family peptidyl-tRNA hydrolase yields the protein MLDRNELKEISQVRDEAPCFVSLYLDVNPLTNPKGDFAIRFKNMLKNTVESLDKNVHKLVKEDLLRIDAYVSGNKRQFKKGLVIVSSVRNSLWKEFHLSVPVRSELVVEKSPYINPLLDILDHYQRYSVLLVDKESARIFTIHLGEIVEYSEVHTPDVPGKHKKGGWFALSQNHYERHIDYHVGLHLKDVVKKLESFLAGEQISGLVVGGSDEALSMTKDLLPKVVSSKIIGTFQAGMTARTDEVLGKVEPVINAHEKRKKDETVDKLITQAMKNENAVLGLENVLDALKGGKVTKLIYLRDYDPAGYACKCRFISAQDIKECPSCKEIMEKADHLLDVLVQKAVGQGATVEVVGDNQKLSDSGGIGAILRF from the coding sequence ATGCTTGACAGAAACGAACTGAAGGAGATCTCTCAGGTCCGTGATGAAGCTCCTTGTTTTGTGAGCCTTTACCTCGATGTGAATCCTCTCACAAATCCGAAAGGTGATTTTGCCATACGCTTCAAGAATATGCTGAAGAATACCGTCGAGTCGCTCGATAAGAATGTCCATAAGCTTGTTAAGGAGGACCTGTTAAGGATCGACGCTTATGTGTCGGGCAACAAGAGGCAATTCAAGAAAGGTCTCGTGATCGTGAGCTCAGTCCGTAATTCTCTCTGGAAGGAGTTCCATCTCTCGGTGCCGGTAAGGAGTGAACTCGTGGTTGAGAAATCTCCCTATATCAATCCGCTCCTCGATATCCTCGATCACTACCAACGGTATTCGGTGCTCCTCGTGGACAAGGAATCGGCGCGGATATTTACCATCCATCTCGGAGAGATCGTGGAATACAGTGAGGTCCATACACCCGATGTCCCCGGTAAACACAAGAAAGGCGGCTGGTTTGCGCTTTCCCAGAACCATTACGAAAGGCATATCGATTACCATGTCGGACTCCACCTCAAGGACGTCGTTAAGAAGCTTGAATCTTTTCTTGCCGGCGAGCAGATCAGCGGGCTCGTGGTCGGAGGCTCCGACGAGGCCCTCTCCATGACGAAAGATCTGCTGCCAAAGGTTGTCTCTTCCAAGATCATCGGAACCTTCCAGGCGGGTATGACTGCAAGGACGGACGAAGTTCTCGGAAAGGTCGAACCGGTAATCAATGCGCATGAGAAAAGGAAGAAGGATGAGACCGTCGATAAGCTCATCACGCAGGCGATGAAGAATGAAAATGCTGTTCTCGGTCTCGAGAATGTCCTCGACGCCCTGAAGGGAGGGAAGGTGACGAAGCTTATCTACCTTCGCGATTATGACCCTGCGGGCTATGCCTGCAAATGCAGGTTTATCAGTGCGCAGGACATCAAAGAATGTCCTTCCTGCAAGGAGATCATGGAGAAGGCAGATCATCTCCTTGATGTCCTTGTTCAGAAGGCGGTCGGACAGGGCGCTACGGTCGAAGTGGTCGGAGACAACCAGAAACTCTCCGATTCCGGCGGCATAGGGGCGATCTTGAGGTTTTAG
- a CDS encoding AI-2E family transporter: protein MPANRFYFFMVSLMIAALGYLTYQIFQPFLTAILWAMVFCVVFYPVYVFVLKHLKFKAVASLLTLVCIVIVIIGPFSYISFSLMNEMSNFISKSERGNVEIMKTIMSDKKVIDIIERIEPYLGLKGVSAEEVIKSNTEKFGRGIVDRLSAGFTNLLGVAANAVIVVFTTFFLFRDGPGFLQKIRNYLPFSEEQKDRLAAVTKDMIVSTIYGGVIVALAQGMLGGLSFALLGVGSPVLWGSVMALASFVPALGTAIVWVPASLIFLYEGDYMKGIGLVLIGIFVISMVDNILKPLIIGGRTKMPTAIIFFTVLGGIKFFGFLGLIMGPLVFALFLSVFEIFRTIEGGNNA, encoded by the coding sequence ATGCCTGCAAATAGATTTTACTTCTTCATGGTGTCCCTCATGATCGCCGCTCTCGGTTATCTCACGTACCAGATATTTCAGCCTTTCCTGACCGCGATACTCTGGGCGATGGTCTTCTGTGTCGTCTTTTACCCCGTCTATGTCTTTGTGTTGAAACATCTTAAATTTAAGGCGGTCGCCTCTCTCCTCACGCTCGTATGCATCGTCATCGTGATTATCGGACCGTTCTCCTATATATCTTTTTCGCTCATGAACGAGATGAGTAATTTCATCAGCAAGAGCGAGAGGGGAAATGTCGAGATAATGAAAACGATCATGTCTGATAAGAAGGTTATCGATATCATCGAGAGGATCGAACCCTATCTCGGATTGAAAGGGGTCTCCGCCGAGGAGGTCATCAAGAGCAATACGGAGAAGTTCGGGAGGGGAATCGTCGACAGATTGTCGGCGGGATTTACCAACCTGCTTGGTGTGGCGGCAAACGCCGTCATCGTGGTATTCACGACGTTTTTTCTCTTCAGGGACGGCCCGGGATTCTTGCAGAAAATAAGAAATTACCTGCCCTTTTCGGAAGAACAGAAAGACAGGCTTGCGGCGGTCACGAAGGATATGATCGTTTCGACTATCTACGGGGGGGTCATCGTGGCACTTGCGCAGGGCATGCTCGGAGGTCTCTCTTTCGCCCTGCTCGGCGTCGGTTCACCGGTCCTTTGGGGAAGCGTCATGGCGCTCGCCTCTTTCGTTCCCGCTCTCGGGACGGCGATCGTCTGGGTGCCGGCGAGCCTCATCTTCTTGTACGAAGGCGATTACATGAAGGGCATCGGATTGGTTCTCATCGGTATTTTTGTGATAAGCATGGTCGACAACATCCTCAAACCCCTCATAATCGGCGGCCGCACAAAGATGCCGACGGCGATTATATTCTTTACCGTTCTGGGCGGGATTAAGTTTTTCGGGTTCCTGGGGCTCATCATGGGTCCCCTTGTTTTTGCCCTGTTCCTGTCGGTCTTTGAAATCTTCAGAACCATAGAAGGAGGGAATAATGCTTGA
- a CDS encoding gamma-glutamyl-gamma-aminobutyrate hydrolase family protein, with translation MGDEPLKERPLIGITIGRDGESFAVRREYAEAVQMAGGLPVLLPYGLDPSSVAKIIDGLIIPGGDDIDPAYFSESPHPTLKLAPRERSDFEIALLGAIMKVRKPVFGICYGMQLMNVALSGTLYQDIGSEFGMTIDHRKGCHRIKGNDLPMKGEFVVNSSHHQAVRKLGEGLEVSALSDDDLVEAFFLTGYPFFCGVQWHPERSDDALSTMLLRVFVEHAHACK, from the coding sequence ATGGGAGATGAACCGCTCAAAGAGCGGCCTCTTATCGGTATCACCATTGGCAGAGACGGCGAGTCCTTCGCGGTCAGACGTGAGTACGCTGAAGCGGTACAAATGGCCGGCGGGCTGCCCGTTCTTCTTCCCTACGGCCTCGATCCCTCTTCAGTCGCAAAAATCATAGACGGTTTGATCATCCCCGGTGGTGATGATATCGATCCGGCCTATTTCTCTGAAAGCCCGCATCCCACTCTCAAGCTTGCTCCAAGGGAGCGGTCTGATTTTGAGATTGCCCTTCTTGGGGCTATAATGAAAGTGAGGAAACCGGTGTTCGGCATCTGTTACGGCATGCAGTTGATGAACGTCGCCCTTTCCGGCACATTGTATCAGGATATCGGTTCCGAGTTCGGGATGACGATAGACCACAGAAAGGGATGCCACAGGATAAAGGGGAACGATCTACCCATGAAGGGAGAATTCGTCGTCAATTCCTCTCATCACCAGGCCGTCAGGAAACTCGGTGAAGGGCTCGAAGTCTCCGCTCTTTCCGATGACGATCTCGTCGAGGCGTTCTTCCTGACCGGGTATCCTTTTTTCTGCGGTGTCCAGTGGCATCCTGAACGCTCTGACGATGCGTTGTCGACGATGCTCTTAAGGGTCTTTGTGGAGCATGCTCATGCCTGCAAATAG
- a CDS encoding D-aminoacylase produces the protein MTREIDILIRKGKVYDGTGGDPVDADVAVVGDRIAEVLPAGRLKDRAKTVIEAEGLSVAPGFIDTHAHSEFTLLADNRAEGKVLQGITTEINGNCGLSSAPLLGDAAKYRETDLRELGIKERWATFGEYFRLLEERGLVINFATLAGHGNIRASVVGYDERSPEGEEEARMCGLLRNAVREGAIGLSTGLIYPPGVYAETEELIGLSRCISALLYTSHMRSEGDALIESIEETLRIGRAAGIAVHISHIKTGGRENWQKIDRAVTLLDEARSGGMSVTADRYPYTASSTDLDAVLPSWTYAGGAEAEMRRLEDEALKTRIRDEVLSEHPTDDYWKSITLSSLNRESNKWMEGRTLSDIAERVGRRPVEFLFDILLEERLRVGAIFHSMNEDNLRRFLSLPYVMIGSDSSARSSDGPTHRGKPHPRGFGTFPRFIGRYVRDEKQMSVSEAIHKATMLPAETFGLTERGQIRKGFIADLVVFDEERIIDRATFEEPFLKPEGISYVFVNGSPAVREGSQTGVMSGKILRHGR, from the coding sequence ATGACACGAGAAATTGACATCTTGATCAGGAAGGGCAAGGTATATGATGGCACCGGCGGTGATCCGGTTGATGCCGATGTCGCCGTTGTCGGCGACAGAATCGCCGAAGTCTTGCCTGCCGGTCGGCTGAAGGATAGGGCAAAGACGGTTATCGAGGCTGAAGGCCTCTCCGTAGCACCGGGATTTATCGACACCCATGCCCACTCTGAATTCACCCTGCTTGCCGATAATCGCGCGGAGGGGAAAGTGCTCCAGGGAATAACCACCGAGATAAACGGAAACTGCGGACTGTCTTCAGCACCTCTTTTGGGAGACGCAGCGAAATACCGTGAGACTGATCTCCGGGAACTCGGGATAAAGGAGAGGTGGGCGACGTTCGGAGAGTATTTTCGTCTCCTTGAAGAGAGGGGGCTCGTTATCAATTTTGCGACGCTCGCGGGCCATGGCAACATACGGGCATCAGTGGTCGGGTATGATGAGAGAAGTCCCGAAGGAGAAGAGGAGGCGCGGATGTGCGGGCTCCTCAGGAATGCCGTCCGGGAGGGAGCGATAGGGCTTTCTACGGGGCTCATATACCCGCCCGGCGTTTACGCCGAAACTGAGGAGCTCATCGGACTCTCGCGATGTATCAGCGCCCTCCTGTACACCTCTCACATGAGGAGTGAGGGAGACGCCCTGATCGAATCGATTGAAGAGACGCTGAGAATCGGCAGAGCGGCGGGTATTGCCGTTCATATATCCCATATCAAGACAGGGGGACGGGAGAACTGGCAGAAGATAGACCGTGCCGTCACCCTTCTCGACGAAGCTCGGAGCGGGGGGATGAGCGTTACGGCTGACCGGTACCCCTATACTGCGTCTTCAACCGACCTCGACGCTGTCCTCCCCTCCTGGACCTATGCGGGGGGAGCGGAAGCCGAAATGAGGCGGCTTGAGGATGAAGCGCTCAAAACCCGCATACGGGATGAAGTCCTCTCTGAACATCCGACTGACGATTATTGGAAGAGCATAACGCTATCGTCGCTCAACAGGGAATCGAACAAATGGATGGAGGGCAGGACGCTTTCGGATATCGCGGAAAGAGTCGGCAGGAGGCCTGTTGAGTTTCTCTTCGACATTCTCCTCGAAGAGCGGCTCAGGGTCGGAGCGATCTTCCATTCGATGAATGAGGACAACCTCAGGAGATTCCTTTCCCTTCCTTATGTGATGATAGGCTCCGATAGTTCGGCACGTTCCTCGGACGGTCCGACCCACAGGGGAAAACCACATCCGAGGGGTTTTGGCACGTTTCCGCGATTTATCGGAAGGTATGTGAGGGACGAGAAGCAGATGAGCGTCAGCGAGGCCATTCATAAGGCGACGATGCTGCCAGCCGAAACCTTCGGATTGACAGAGAGGGGACAGATAAGGAAAGGGTTCATCGCCGATTTGGTAGTTTTCGATGAGGAGAGGATCATCGACAGGGCCACCTTTGAGGAGCCTTTCCTGAAGCCCGAAGGGATATCCTATGTCTTTGTGAACGGGTCGCCTGCTGTCCGGGAGGGGTCTCAGACTGGCGTCATGTCGGGAAAGATACTGCGACATGGGAGATGA
- a CDS encoding energy-coupling factor transporter transmembrane component T: MALILLYVAIAISLFIVQDISYQIAVAAVISFSLIFLPFRRVRSGFIPISLFLLFTFCGNLFFHSGKILYGSGFFSITDEGVAGASLRTLRVFSMIYGAKILTFLLPLEKVVQELDRLFSPLGKIGIPVKEFFLIMGLTVKSFPLLSRHLSASFLEFRRHNDARGFRDRMRKLVSFMIPVFTESIRSPEVFFVPSEGIGEASEFGERKEER; the protein is encoded by the coding sequence ATGGCGCTCATTCTGCTCTATGTCGCGATCGCTATAAGTCTTTTTATCGTTCAGGATATCTCTTACCAGATTGCGGTAGCCGCAGTTATCTCTTTTTCCCTCATCTTCCTTCCCTTCCGAAGAGTGAGGAGCGGTTTCATTCCGATATCACTCTTCCTCCTCTTTACGTTTTGCGGGAACCTTTTTTTCCATTCCGGGAAGATACTCTACGGCAGCGGTTTCTTTTCCATTACCGATGAAGGAGTTGCCGGAGCGAGTCTGAGGACGCTGAGGGTCTTTTCGATGATCTATGGGGCGAAGATACTAACCTTCCTCCTGCCTCTCGAAAAGGTCGTTCAGGAACTCGACAGGCTCTTCAGCCCGCTCGGAAAGATCGGTATTCCCGTAAAAGAGTTTTTCCTCATCATGGGATTGACGGTGAAATCCTTCCCTCTGTTATCCAGGCACCTTTCTGCTTCTTTCCTGGAATTCCGCCGGCATAATGACGCAAGGGGCTTTCGCGACCGCATGAGAAAGTTGGTATCGTTTATGATCCCGGTATTTACAGAGAGCATCCGTTCGCCGGAAGTGTTTTTCGTGCCTTCAGAGGGCATCGGAGAGGCTTCTGAATTCGGGGAGAGAAAAGAGGAGAGATAG
- a CDS encoding N-acetylmuramoyl-L-alanine amidase: MRCNASSVKTLCHRLPVAIFFFLIILRFPCFSEAAEKAVVKDIHSWSSQGYTRVVIELSHPVEFTQRRLSDPDRLYFDLRDARVLKEIKTKLPIGDGILKSVRAGQFDAATVRIVLDLEMMEDYSAYILDDPTKLVIDVNARKKSERIVSSKKVVILDPGHGGHDSGAVGKRGLQEKDVVLDIALKVRQILSKEPNIEIILTRESDVFIPLPERSLIALQNNADLFVSIHANASPNRAARGIETYLQNWTNEEEASRVAARENYLSVKRMKEIMAQYKNDDVGKMLSDLKRDFKRDESVALANYVQTSLYSDVAKLHRRTVNLGVKQAMFFVLMGPSMPPSILAEVSFISNPEEERLLADDAYRSVIAGSIAAGIKTYLTSSPDLQKVAFSKNGR; this comes from the coding sequence ATGAGGTGTAATGCATCGTCTGTGAAAACCCTCTGTCACAGGCTGCCTGTGGCGATCTTCTTCTTTCTTATTATCCTTCGCTTCCCCTGTTTTTCCGAAGCAGCCGAAAAGGCGGTGGTCAAAGACATCCATTCCTGGTCCTCTCAGGGATACACGCGGGTCGTCATTGAGTTATCGCATCCCGTCGAATTTACCCAGAGACGCCTCTCCGATCCTGACAGGCTCTATTTTGACCTCCGGGATGCACGGGTCCTCAAGGAAATCAAGACGAAATTGCCTATTGGCGACGGCATACTGAAGTCTGTCAGGGCAGGGCAATTCGATGCGGCTACCGTCAGGATAGTCCTCGACCTCGAGATGATGGAAGATTATAGCGCCTATATCCTTGATGACCCGACGAAACTCGTCATTGACGTCAACGCGAGAAAGAAGTCCGAGAGGATCGTATCGTCCAAGAAGGTCGTCATTCTCGATCCCGGTCACGGAGGTCACGACTCCGGTGCTGTCGGGAAGAGAGGCTTGCAGGAAAAAGACGTAGTCCTCGACATAGCCCTGAAGGTCAGGCAGATATTATCGAAAGAGCCGAATATCGAGATTATTCTCACGAGGGAAAGCGATGTCTTTATCCCTCTGCCCGAGAGGTCACTCATAGCCTTACAGAACAATGCGGACCTCTTTGTCTCGATCCACGCCAACGCGAGTCCGAACAGGGCCGCACGGGGAATCGAAACCTATCTCCAGAACTGGACGAATGAAGAGGAGGCGAGCAGGGTTGCTGCGAGAGAGAATTACCTCTCCGTGAAGAGGATGAAGGAGATAATGGCCCAGTACAAGAACGATGACGTCGGCAAGATGCTCAGCGATCTCAAGAGGGATTTTAAGAGAGACGAATCGGTGGCCCTCGCTAACTATGTCCAGACGTCGCTCTATTCGGATGTGGCTAAGTTGCACAGGAGGACGGTCAACCTCGGCGTGAAGCAGGCGATGTTCTTTGTCCTCATGGGTCCGTCCATGCCGCCCTCAATTCTCGCGGAAGTATCCTTTATCAGCAATCCCGAAGAGGAGAGGCTGCTCGCAGATGATGCCTACCGGTCCGTCATAGCCGGTTCGATAGCCGCCGGCATCAAGACATATCTCACTTCCTCACCGGACCTGCAGAAGGTCGCCTTTTCGAAGAACGGACGATAA
- a CDS encoding NifU family protein produces MLKEEVEEVLEKIRVGLKSEGGDIELVDIKENIVYVRLKGSCSTCSMSSLTMKNWVEATLRKEIPEIGAVQTV; encoded by the coding sequence ATGTTAAAGGAAGAAGTTGAAGAGGTACTTGAGAAAATAAGGGTAGGTCTCAAGTCGGAAGGCGGCGATATTGAACTCGTCGATATAAAGGAGAATATCGTTTACGTGAGGCTCAAAGGCTCCTGCAGCACCTGTTCGATGTCTTCCCTCACGATGAAGAATTGGGTGGAGGCGACCTTGAGAAAGGAGATACCGGAAATAGGCGCTGTTCAGACGGTATGA
- a CDS encoding molybdopterin-binding protein, which produces MCDIHTDKKRIRPGVRTVPIDEAVGSVLAHDITEIRKDEFKGRAFRKGHIVAAEDIESLRRLGKERLFVLTIADDDMHEDDAAAALASALMGKGVEADGEPKEGKITIIAAMDGILKVNKEVLLEFNMLGDVMCATLHDATLVKKGHAVACTRAIPLVLKREVVEKAVAIAGKTGVVEVRKLRKPQAGIVVTGSEVYTGRIKDSFATIITGKIEEFGGEVVGMHYVPDDECFIESRLRALLDAGADLLIATGGMSVDPDDVTKFAVKRLGATGIAYGSAVLPGAMILVGYMDEQRDGQDVPIIGVPACGIYHKVTVLDLILPRILAGERIGRKELAELGHGGLCLNCRECRFPVCPFGK; this is translated from the coding sequence ATGTGTGATATCCATACCGATAAAAAGAGAATAAGACCAGGCGTCAGGACGGTCCCGATCGATGAGGCGGTCGGTTCTGTCCTGGCACATGATATCACGGAGATCAGGAAGGACGAGTTTAAGGGGAGGGCGTTCAGGAAGGGACATATCGTCGCCGCCGAAGATATCGAGAGTCTTCGGAGACTCGGGAAGGAGCGCCTGTTTGTACTTACCATCGCGGATGACGATATGCATGAGGACGATGCTGCGGCTGCCTTAGCCTCCGCTCTCATGGGGAAGGGCGTCGAGGCGGATGGGGAGCCGAAGGAGGGAAAGATAACGATTATTGCGGCGATGGACGGGATTCTGAAGGTCAATAAGGAGGTCCTCCTCGAGTTCAACATGCTTGGAGACGTCATGTGCGCAACGCTTCACGATGCCACCTTGGTGAAGAAAGGCCATGCGGTCGCCTGCACAAGGGCCATCCCTCTCGTCCTGAAGAGAGAGGTCGTTGAAAAGGCAGTCGCGATTGCGGGGAAGACCGGAGTGGTCGAGGTGAGGAAGCTGAGGAAACCGCAGGCCGGCATCGTTGTCACCGGCAGCGAGGTCTATACCGGAAGGATTAAGGATTCCTTTGCGACTATTATTACAGGAAAGATAGAGGAGTTCGGAGGTGAAGTAGTAGGCATGCATTATGTCCCGGACGATGAATGTTTCATCGAGTCGAGGCTGAGAGCCTTGCTCGATGCCGGTGCGGACCTGCTCATCGCAACGGGGGGCATGTCAGTAGATCCTGATGATGTGACGAAGTTTGCCGTAAAGAGACTCGGTGCGACCGGTATCGCTTACGGATCGGCGGTCCTCCCGGGTGCGATGATTTTAGTCGGCTACATGGACGAACAGAGAGACGGACAGGATGTGCCGATTATCGGAGTCCCGGCCTGCGGCATATACCATAAGGTGACGGTCCTTGATTTGATCCTTCCGAGGATACTCGCCGGTGAACGCATAGGCAGAAAGGAACTCGCGGAACTCGGTCACGGAGGACTCTGCCTTAACTGCCGGGAATGCAGGTTTCCCGTCTGTCCTTTCGGAAAATAA
- a CDS encoding FmdE family protein translates to MDRTHFHFDRLLEEAVKTHGHLCPGQVLGVRMSMLGLREIGIEDPRGRDRKNLIVFVETDRCATDAIQSVTGCSLGRRTLKFMDYGKMAATFLNLRSGRAVRVVAKEDVRKKAEHLCVRAEGRYAAQCEAYKVMTNGELFAMRKVTPDVRPEDMPGRPIRRVRCILCGESVQDMREVYLNGETLCRPCASGGYCGERKSFLTPSVMQSSHSGMAIRSKIWLELGGKPVFGRGRKYLLLAIDAYGSINRAAREINISYRKAWSYIKAMEERVGIKLVERRAGGKNGGGAALTDGAREFLRKYESLEEGIGEIVDQRFREYFGESG, encoded by the coding sequence ATGGATCGAACTCATTTCCATTTCGACAGACTTCTTGAAGAAGCCGTGAAGACTCATGGTCATCTCTGCCCCGGGCAAGTCCTCGGGGTGAGGATGTCGATGCTCGGGCTCAGAGAGATAGGTATCGAGGACCCGAGAGGAAGAGATCGAAAAAATCTTATCGTATTCGTGGAGACGGATAGGTGTGCAACGGACGCGATTCAATCCGTAACCGGCTGCAGCCTCGGCCGGAGGACACTGAAGTTCATGGATTACGGCAAGATGGCTGCCACCTTCCTGAACCTCCGCTCTGGTCGGGCGGTGAGGGTCGTCGCGAAAGAAGATGTCAGGAAGAAGGCGGAGCACCTTTGTGTCAGGGCGGAGGGCCGCTACGCCGCGCAGTGTGAGGCATACAAGGTGATGACGAATGGGGAACTCTTTGCTATGCGGAAGGTTACACCCGATGTAAGGCCTGAAGACATGCCCGGCAGGCCTATCAGGAGAGTTCGTTGCATACTCTGCGGCGAATCTGTGCAGGATATGAGGGAGGTCTATCTGAATGGAGAGACGCTCTGCAGGCCCTGTGCAAGCGGAGGGTACTGCGGTGAGCGAAAGTCTTTTTTAACGCCGTCCGTTATGCAGTCGAGTCATAGCGGTATGGCTATCAGATCAAAAATCTGGCTGGAGCTGGGAGGGAAGCCGGTCTTTGGCCGGGGCAGAAAATATCTCCTCCTGGCGATTGATGCCTATGGTTCGATCAACAGGGCGGCGAGGGAGATAAATATTTCCTACAGGAAGGCATGGAGTTACATAAAGGCGATGGAGGAAAGAGTCGGCATTAAGCTCGTAGAGAGAAGAGCCGGCGGAAAGAACGGCGGGGGCGCAGCCCTCACAGACGGTGCGCGGGAGTTTCTGCGGAAGTATGAGTCGCTGGAAGAAGGGATCGGCGAGATCGTCGATCAGAGGTTTAGGGAATATTTCGGCGAGAGCGGCTAG
- the arsC gene encoding arsenate reductase (thioredoxin), whose protein sequence is MLEVLFLCTGNSCRSQMAEGFAKKLGKDLFHVHSAGLIAAGVHPRAVTVMREIGIDISSHRSKEIDEEQLRNVDIVITLCSDAEDACPWTPPEIKRLHWPIKDPVGFVGTEEQIMRDFRRARDEIRDKIERFIKTLRSSPPHALQ, encoded by the coding sequence ATGCTCGAGGTACTGTTTCTCTGCACGGGAAACTCCTGCCGCAGTCAGATGGCAGAGGGTTTTGCAAAGAAGCTCGGCAAGGATCTCTTTCATGTTCACAGCGCCGGGCTGATTGCCGCAGGCGTCCATCCCCGTGCTGTCACCGTCATGAGGGAGATCGGAATTGATATATCGAGTCATCGATCAAAGGAGATCGACGAAGAACAGCTGCGGAACGTGGATATCGTCATAACCCTGTGCAGCGATGCCGAAGATGCATGCCCCTGGACTCCGCCGGAGATAAAGCGTCTTCACTGGCCCATAAAAGACCCTGTCGGCTTCGTCGGGACAGAAGAGCAGATTATGCGTGACTTCCGCAGGGCAAGGGACGAGATAAGGGACAAGATAGAGCGCTTCATCAAAACCCTCCGCTCTTCTCCCCCTCACGCCTTGCAATAA